Below is a window of Mucilaginibacter sp. PAMC 26640 DNA.
CTGGATATCATTTGCTCCAAAGAAAAAGTAATACTTGCCCCCTTTTTGTACCAGAGCGGGCGCCCACATGGCGCGTTTTGCCCATTTAACGTTTGAAGAATCAAGCACGTTTGCGTGCTTGGTCCAGGTAACTAGGTCGGTAGATGAAAATGCATCAAAATGTACCTGATTATTATACTTGTCAGAAAAAGTGGGATAAACCCAATATTGTTTGCCAAATATGGTAGCCTCGGGGTCGGCATACCAGCCGGGAAAAATAGGGTTGCCGGATGTTTTCTTAACAGGTGCTGTTTGAGCAATTGCACCCTGCAGGCATACAATAGCACTAATAAATAATAGTAATCGCTTCATAGTTGTTATTTTAGCATGGTTATCAGATAACCAATTAATTCTTTAATATATAAATTCCAATTGCCGTATGTTTCACTTGCCGGTAAAAGATCAAACACTGAAAATAGACCTTTGTAAGTTTTATAATCGCACGGAAATGGAACGACTTCCAGCCCTTCTTTCTTAAATACCATTAAAGCGCGGCGCATATGGAAACCAGATGTAACCAGCAAATACGGCGGCTTTAAACCGGTTTTCTTTAATATCGCATGCGAAAGTGCAGCATTCTCAAAAGTATTGCGTGCTTTGCTTTCTATCAATATACTACTATCCGGAAAGCCCATCTTTTTAAGTTCCCCTTTAACAAACGCGCCCTCAGAAAACCCATCCGGGGTAAGGCTGCCGTTACCGCCCGTCATTAACAAATGGGTTATTGTATGGTTTGCAAGCAGTTTGGTTGCCTGCACATACCGGTCTTTAGAATCATTAAAATAGCCTTCGCCTGTTTGATCCTGTGAGATAAATCCGCCGAGTAAAATTGCAAGGTCATATTTTTTGCCATTTATTTGGTAGGGGTCAATATCCCAGGCTTTTGCATAAAGATTGTACAAGCAAGGGTTGCCGAACAAGTAAAGTAGTAACAAAGCAGCAATTAACAAATTTCGGCGCCGCTTTTGTTTCCTGGTAATAAGCGCATAAACCAGCATGGCAAAGGCCCACATGAATGGGAGCATAAAAATATAGAGGACCTTTGATAGTACAAAATACATACAGTTGCTAATGGCGGCTCAATTAACTCATCTTTTTCCCGGCATTAATAACAAAGCCCGGCGTTAAATCCGGGCTTTGTTATTTAAATGTATAAGCCGTTTGTTATACCACTACATTTTCCATTCCATACTGCTTCAATACGTCAGCGGGTACTCCGGTCCATTTGTTTGGGGCATTACCCACAAAACCCAGATCTTTGATCCCCATTTCGGTAGTGAAGAAACCGGTTGCTGTTAAATCCCGCATACGGTTAAAAAAGGCTACGCCTTGCTGCATATCAGGTGTAGCTTTGGCCGGATAGGCAATCAGGTCCACCAGTTGTATTTGCTGTGCAGGTGTAGAGGCTACAAAGGTTTTACCAAAACGGTTCAAAGTTTGCAGATCCAGCCAGCGCAGTCCGCCGCGCATAGGCAACTGATGATCCGGAATATCTTTAACAATAAACTCGATAAATTCCGGCACCTTGGCCTCCGTAGCGCTGCCCGATTTTGAATCTTTTGGAATAATTATATCTGCCAGCACAGCAATGGTCGCCATTTCGTGCTCGGTAAAATATTTATCGGCCATTAATTTTTTATCCCGTTCTATCTCTTCCGGCTGGCGGCCGGCGGCGGCTTCTTTAGCTGCTTCTTCAGATTCGGGAACGTTTTTATTATCCGGGGTTTTGCAGGCCTCCAGCAGAACGCCTGCTGATAGGGTGCCGAAACCAAGTGCTTTAAGGGAATCGCGTCTGTTCATGATGCGTTATACGTTAAGTTTTTTACGTTGAGCCAAAATGTATTCTGCGGTACGCATGCTAAGAGCAAGAATTGTCCAGGTGGCATTTTTATCGCCTTGCTGCACAAAAGGAGCGGCATCAACCACAAAAAGATTTTTACAATCGTGGGCCTGGCAATATTTGTTCAGGGCAGATTTGGATGGATCATCACCCATACGGACAGTGCCCACTTCGTGAATGATCTTACCTGGTGCTTCTAAGCCGTAATTAGTTTCCGGCCCTTGTTTAGGGCCATGTATAGCACCCATATTGTGTAAAACCTCCTCAAAAGTATCCTGCATGTGCTTAGCCTGGTTCACCTCGTCATTGGTCCATTTGTAATGGAAACGCAATACAGGGATACCATACTTATCCACAACGCTAGGGTCTATTTCACAATAATTATCTGCACGGGCAATGGCGGTACCACGGCCGGCCATTCCCACACTACTGCCGAAGAAGCGGCGGTAATCATCTTTTAGCGATGCACCATAGCCACCGGCCTCCTTTGTTTTACCATCACGGCCGGGAACTGCGCCATTTTGGTTTTGCATACCGAAACCAAAGCCATATGATGGCATATGTAAACCACCACCATATTCGATATGGTATCCGCGCGGAAAATTCAGTTTTTTGTTATCCAGCCACCACGGCGAGTAGATATGCACGCTACCTACGCCGTCTTCGTTGTAACGCTTACGATCCAGCAGTTGCGGCAGAAAACCACCAGCACTTGAGCCGGTAGAATCATGCAGGTATTTACCAACAACGCCACTGCTATTGGCCAAACCGCCCGGATGTGCTGATGATTTGGAATTGAGCAGGATGCGGGCAGATTCTCCCGCGCTTGCGCCAAGTATCACTGTTTTGGCATTTACCTGGTATTCCTGCATATCTTCTTTATTAATGTAAGATACGCCTGTTGCCAGTCCGTTTTTATCCGTCAGTATCTCGCGCACCATTGCATTGGTGATCACTTTGAGATTGCCGGTTTTAATAGCAGGGATAACCAGGCAAGAAGAAGCCGAGAAATCGCCGTAAATTTTACAGCTACGGCCGCACTGCCCGCAGAAGAAGCATGCACCCCGTTCTTTATTGCCGGGCAATGCCTCTGTTAGTACCGAACCACGCCCCGGGATAACCTTTACACCGGCCTTGCGCGCGCCCTGCGTAATAAACAACTCGTTCAACCTGGGCTTTGGCGGCGGTAAAAAGATGCCATCCGGTTCGCTTTCTATGTTTTCCTTGGTACCGTAAATCCCAATCAAACGGTCAACCTTATCGTAAAAAGGTTTTACATCCTCATAAGAAATTGGCCACTCATCGGTCAGGCCGTCTTTCGGTTTAAAGTCATCCGGACCCATTCGCAGGGAGATCCTCCCCCAGTGATTGGTACGACCACCCAGCATCCGCGAGCGGAACCAATAAAATTCTGTTTTGTCTTTTGTAGTATACGGCTCGCCATCGATATCCCAACCGCCAAAAGCAGCGTCGAAATCACCAAACGGGCGCGTAGTGCTTGCCCCGCGGCGAGCCGATTCCCAAGGCCACTTTAATTGGGCCGAATCTGTTTTTGGGTCAAAGTATGCACCGGCTTCAAGCATTAAAACTTTAATACCTGCATTAGCAAGCACATAACCTGCCATACCGCCCCCTGCACCCGAGCCTACAATAACTACATCATAGGTTGTGCCTGATTTTTTGATCTGCAAATCTTCCATAAAGAATATTACCCCGGCGCTGGTTAGTGCTCCGGATTTGACTAGCTTATAATTGTTTTAAACTGATATTTTTGTATGATACTACTGCGCCATGGCCCTGCAAAGCAATGTGGCCTTTAGGATACTTGGCAAAACCTGCCCAGGTTTTAAATTTGCTGTTGTTCAGCATTTCTATCCATTCCGGGCTGCCAATTTTTACATTAACAGTTTCTACACCATTTAGTGAGAAAGTAAGCTGACCATCTTTTTTGCGGATCTTAACCTTGTTCCATTCGCCAGCCGGTTTAGCAGCTGTCGCAGGGGCAGGTTTCAAATCATATAATGAACCCGCCAGGTGGCTTGGTTTTTTATTATCTTCCGCTTTTACGTTATCGAGCACCTGCATTTCTATGCCGGTAAGGTAGGTAGCACCTAATGCAGGGTCTTCATGCACGCCGAAAATAATACCGCTATTTCCACCTTCAGCAATCTTCCAATCTATACTTAATTCAAAGTTTTCATACTCACCATCAGTAAGCAGATCTGCTGCTTCCGGAGATTTTGGATCCAGCTGAAGTGCCCCATCAACTACAGACCAGGCACCGACACCAGTTTTGTTATAAGTATGCCAGCCTGTGGTGGTTTTACCATCAAATAGTTTTACTGTTTTTTGCGCAAATGCTGCGTAGCTTACGGCCGTTAAAGCCAGTGCGCCCAGGATCATTTTTTTCATGAAGATAGTTTTTACAATGCAAGATGCACTGTTTAGTTATAGTTTGGATAGTAAAAGTAGTATTTATTTTGATTGATGCTACTTTAACGCTTAATCAATCAAAAAAATTACAAGGCTCAGGTTTGGCAATTAAGAAACGAGAAGCAAGAAATCAAGAAGCAGGAAATTGAGATACAGGAAATCACGAGGCAGGACGCCAGAATCCAGGAGGCAAGAATTTAAGAAGTACGAGGCAGGAAATCGTGAACCAGAAAATAAGAACCGGGAGGCATAAAAACTAATCGACAGAGCATAATAGCGCCCCCTCACTATTTGCAAATAGGAGCTTGCTTACCGGCTCAACATAAAAGATAATCCAGATGCCAATCCTATAGTTGCATAGCCATAACTATCCTGGAAAGAGATATTATAATCATCCTGGCCGCGATAGCCACCACCGGCTATAACCGATACATCGTACAAAAAAGGTAAATGGTAATAGTATTTCAGGCTAACATTCAGCCGTTTTTTGAGGTTGAAGGCGTTATAGTCATTATACTTATCAGCGATGTAGGTAAAATCAAACTGCAGACGCTGCCAGTTGGCAAATAATTTGCGATTTTTTTTGATCGGGTCTTCATAAGCCTTGGCCAGGTTGATCATATAGGTACCGTTTGCCCTGATCCAGCCGTAGTGGCCCGGCAGGCCAGCTGCGGCACCAGTGCCAAACAAACCCGCATGTACTTCTACACCAATGGTTTTATATTGATTAATGACCAGGTCTGGCTTGTCGATCCGCTTACCAACAGTATAGTTAAGTGTGTAGAAATTGGTAGAAAACTTGCCACCATCAACATTAAAGCTGCCATCTTCCAGTAAGGTTGGCCCGCGCACGCCGTTAGAGTGGTGTGTATATCCGCCTGATAAAAATTCCGGGCGATACACATCATGGTTTAGCCGGTAAAAGAACTGGATGCCTGGCATATAGCTTGGCGACTTTACCGGCGCGCCGGGTGATGAAAGTAACCGGATCTTTACCCTTGTAAAGGCATTTACAAACAGGCGGGATTTGGGCGTGTTGTATATAACAAAGTTTGCTACAACATCTGCCACCAGCTGTGTTTTTACCGGTTGGAAAAATTCCTGCCCAAAAAAGGAAGTACGCAGATTCTGTACGTATATATCGTTAAAATCCTGGTTGGTCAGGCGCCTGGCAATTAGGGATGTGATGGTATCCTGTATAACAGGGGTACCTTTAACATGAATGGTATCTGGCGAGATGGATGCGAAGCCGTTAATGGCTGAAAGGATTAAAATAAATAAGGCAATTAATATTTTAAAACGTGATTTAAAAGGGGTAAACATTCTGTCGTATGAAGCTATTTTCTTAATAGTAAAAATATATTACAGTGTTTTAACCTGATTGTTTTGCTACTCTTAGCCTAAGTCAGAATCCGACTTTACGCTGACATAAGGGATAATGTAGTGCAGCTTCAGTTATAGTAAAATCTGCTTTGATGAAGCCGCTACTATCCGGTATCTAACATTCAGCAGCATCCCAGCAATGACGAAAAACGGAGTTGACATTACTTAATCAAATTTGATGATGATCTAATGCACAAACCTGACTTTCAGGTATTTAAAATTTATCTTTAAACAATATTTTAACCATGCTCTTTCGGAGGCCAACGATCGATGGCATTTGCCGGGGGAGGTGATACTTTAACAACCGTACGCCTTATAAACTTGTCAGCTGAAATGATGGAATTGATATCAACATTTCTTCTGGCTGTACTTCGTTTTAGTTTCGATGCTCATGATGGTAGTTAAGTTGCCTGTAGTATCTGAGGCATCTAAGTGAATTCATCCGGCTCATATAGCCGAGTTTACACGGTATTAGAAACAAAATGCTTACCTTGCCAACTCATCTATAAGAACATAGTGACTTTTCAGGATTTCAATTTCAACGAACAATTATTAGAAGGCGTACTTAGCATGGGTTACACCAAAGCTACACCTATTCAGGAAATGACCATACCGGTTATCATGAATGGCGACGACCTGATCGCCTGCGCCCAAACGGGTACAGGTAAAACAGCTTCCTACTTGCTGCCGGTTTTAAATTATATCGCGAATAATAACAGCCATCAGACCACTGCATTGGTGCTGGCGCCCACACGTGAGCTTGCCCAGCAGATAGATCAGCAGGTGGAAGGGCTAGCCTATTTTACTGGTATTAGCTCACAAGCAGTTTTTGGCGGTGGTGATGGCATGGCTTACGAGCAGCAGCGCCGCGGCATTCAAAACAGTGTTAATATTATTATCGCCACACCTGGCAGGCTCATTGCCCATCTTACCTCCGGCGTGCTTAAATTTAACCACATTACTCATTTGGTATTAGATGAGGCCGACCGTATGCTGGACATGGGTTTTAGTGACGACATTATGCGCATTATAAGTTACTTGCCCAAAAAACGCCAAACGCTTTTATTTTCGGCTACCATGCCGGGCAGGATCCGCAACCTGGCCAAGGCCATCCTAACAGATCCGCAGCAGATCAATATTGCAATCTCGCAGCCCGCTGCCGGTATAGATCAGCAGGTTTACCGCGTGCACGACGGACAAAAGACTCCTTTGCTAAAAATGCTTTTAAAGGATGGCGGCTATTTAAGCTCCATTATTTTTGCATCCCGTAAGGAAATTGTAAAATCGCTTTACAAAGAATTGAAGCAAGCACACTTAAATGTGGCGGCCTTTCACTCAGATCTGCAGCAAAACGAACGTGAGGAGATCTTGCTTAGATTTAAAAACAAACAACTGCCCGTTATTATTGGTACCGATGCCTTATCACGTGGTATAGACGTAGAGGGGATAGACCTGGTAATTAATTACGATGTGCCGGGCGATGCAGAAGATTATGTACACCGCATTGGCCGTACTGCCCGTGCAGCTACAACGGGTACCGCTATTACTTTTGTAAATGACAGGGATTTGAAAAAGCTGAAAAGTATAGAACAGCTGATAGACCGCCCCGTAGCCCAAAAGGAATTGCCTGAAGAGTTAAAAGGTATTGAGGCCGTAAAAACTGAACAGCCGCATGGCAGTGGCAGGAACGATCAGCGCCGTAAACCTAACCGCTATAAAGGCAGCAAGCCGCGCCCTGCTGCAAATTAAACCATGTATTATTTGTTCGGTCTATTTGATTGTATTTGTCAATGCGTTACATTTACACAACAAACCAATTAAAAAACCAAACATGACTTCAAGACGTTCGTTCCTGAAAACCTCAGCGGTGCTGGGTACAGGGCTCTTAATGGCGCCCGATGTATTATTTGCGCGTAACAAAAAATATATAGGCGTTCAACTTTACACCGTACGCGATGCGATGGCTAAAGACCCTGTGGGTACTTTAGCGAAAGTAAAAGCAGTAGGCTTCAATACGCTGGAAGGTGCCACCTATACCGGCACCCAAAAATTCTACGGCATGGAGCCTGACCAATTTAAGCAAGTGCTTAAAGATAACGGGCTGATGATGCCAAGCGGCCATTATATGCTGGGCGAAGGTATGGCTACAGCTAAAGGTACCATTACAAACGAGTGGCAAAAAGCGGTTGATGATGCTGCTGAAGTAGGTTTAAAATATATGGTTTGCGCATATTTGCTTGATACAGAGCGCGGCAGCCTTGAACATTACAAACAAACAGCCGATAAATTAAATACTGCCGGCGAGATCTGTAAAAAAGCAGGCATTCAGCTTTGCTACCATAATCACGATTTTGAATTTAAACAGGAAGACGGTAAATACCCCTATGAAGTGCTTTTAAACAGCACCGATAAGGACCTGGTAAAAATGGAAATGGATATATATTGGATGTACCGGGCCAAACAGGATGTTGTTGCTATGTTTAACCAACACCCGGGCCGTTTCCCACTCTGGCATGTAAAAGATATGGATAACACGCCTAAACAAATGTTTACAGAAGTTGGAAATGGCGTAATACCATTCAAAAAGATTTTTGAACATGCTGATAAAGCCGGGTTAAAATACTTTTTTAATGAGCAGGATATTTGCCCGGGTGATCCATTCAACAGCATTACCCAAAGCTACGCTTACATTAAAAAGAACCTGGTTTAACCACCGTATAACATCATAAAGCCGGATTTTGTCCGGCTTTTTTTGTGACTAAATATTAGCAAAACTAAATAAATCGACATTCGTTAGTATTCCCGTATATAGGTTATGAGCAACTCAATGATCAAATATTTTCTGGTAGCTGTATTGGCTATTGGATTTACAAATAACGTTAAGGCACAAAAACATGTGGGTCCGGGCGATAAGGTACCAGCCTTTTCACTTACCGATCAAAATGGCAAGGTGTTTAACATTGCCAGCGAAATAGGCAAGCACAAAATGGTTATCTATTTTTATCCTAAGGATGAAAGTATGGTCTGCACCAAGGAGGCCTGCGCGTTCCGCGATAGTTTTAACGATTTTGTTAAAGCCGGAGCTGTGGTAATAGGCGTAAACGGTGGAACTGTTGCCAGCCATAAAGCATTTACCGATCATTATAAATTACCTTTCATCCTGTTAAGCGATCCCGGCGATAAAATTTATAAACAGTTTGGTGTAAAAAATAAGCTCTTCATGAGCGGCCGCGAAACTTTTGTAGTAGATACAAAGGGCGTTATTGTTTACTCACATGCGGCCATGTTGCAGGGTAAAGAGCACGCTGAAGAAGCCTTAATAGCTATAAAAGCAGCCAAATAATTCGGTATGCACTACAAAAAAAAGCTGATGCCTGGCTGAGCAATATGGATAAACACAAAACCAAAACTATATCGCTGTTCGAGCGGATCTATGTAAGGACCAGGCGGTACAACTGTGATTTACTGGCGCAAATTTTATTTAGCATGCGCAAAGTGTGGAACTACAACAACGGCAACGAGTGGATCGTAAGACATCAATTATTTCATAAAACCGGCGCATGATCAGGTTAATTATTATCATACTACTTTTTTTTATCTCCTTGTTATCCGTATTTAAGGCTCCGGCTTATTACCTGTGGCTTTTGGCCATTGGGGTAACAGAATATCCGCTGGTATTTGCGGTGATCACTTCGCTATTTTTAATCGCAGGTTTTTGGGTGCATAAATATCAGTTAGCGAGTACCGTAATCGGGATATTAGCCCTTTTATTGTTCCTTTCACCAATCTTCAGGGCTTATATTGTTGCATCGTCATTAAAGCAAAATTTCACAGCCACCTTTGGCCCCGGCAGTGCTGAAATGCAGGGGGACAGTACCCAGGCGCCATTTAGCTTCTTTAAACTGCTTAAAGACCCTCCTGTACGCCCCTACAAAACCATTACCTATAACACCGATAAACATATGCCTTTAACCATGGACTACTACCCAGCGGCTAAGCCGGGTAAAAAGCCTTGTGTTATAATAGTACATGGCGGCTCCTGGAGCAGTGGTGACAGCAGGCAGTTACCGGAACTAAACAGCCACCTTGCAGCAGAAGGATTCAATGTAGTCTCCATCAATTACCGGATGGCACCCAAGTATCAAACACCTGCGCCGGTGGAGGATATTAGCCAGGTCTATGCGTATTTAAAAAAGCATGCTGATACTTTACAAATAGATACCGAAAAATTTGTGTTGGTTGGCCGTTCTGCAGGGGCCCAGATAGCACAGCTATCTGCTTATACACAGAAAGAACCCGGTTTACGGGGGGTGGTAGATTTTTACGGACCCGCCGATATGGTTTGGGGCTATTCTCTCCCATCCAGCCCCTTAATAATGGATTCCCG
It encodes the following:
- a CDS encoding transcriptional initiation protein Tat; its protein translation is MNRRDSLKALGFGTLSAGVLLEACKTPDNKNVPESEEAAKEAAAGRQPEEIERDKKLMADKYFTEHEMATIAVLADIIIPKDSKSGSATEAKVPEFIEFIVKDIPDHQLPMRGGLRWLDLQTLNRFGKTFVASTPAQQIQLVDLIAYPAKATPDMQQGVAFFNRMRDLTATGFFTTEMGIKDLGFVGNAPNKWTGVPADVLKQYGMENVVV
- a CDS encoding GMC family oxidoreductase, which produces MEDLQIKKSGTTYDVVIVGSGAGGGMAGYVLANAGIKVLMLEAGAYFDPKTDSAQLKWPWESARRGASTTRPFGDFDAAFGGWDIDGEPYTTKDKTEFYWFRSRMLGGRTNHWGRISLRMGPDDFKPKDGLTDEWPISYEDVKPFYDKVDRLIGIYGTKENIESEPDGIFLPPPKPRLNELFITQGARKAGVKVIPGRGSVLTEALPGNKERGACFFCGQCGRSCKIYGDFSASSCLVIPAIKTGNLKVITNAMVREILTDKNGLATGVSYINKEDMQEYQVNAKTVILGASAGESARILLNSKSSAHPGGLANSSGVVGKYLHDSTGSSAGGFLPQLLDRKRYNEDGVGSVHIYSPWWLDNKKLNFPRGYHIEYGGGLHMPSYGFGFGMQNQNGAVPGRDGKTKEAGGYGASLKDDYRRFFGSSVGMAGRGTAIARADNYCEIDPSVVDKYGIPVLRFHYKWTNDEVNQAKHMQDTFEEVLHNMGAIHGPKQGPETNYGLEAPGKIIHEVGTVRMGDDPSKSALNKYCQAHDCKNLFVVDAAPFVQQGDKNATWTILALSMRTAEYILAQRKKLNV
- a CDS encoding glycosyl hydrolase, encoding MKKMILGALALTAVSYAAFAQKTVKLFDGKTTTGWHTYNKTGVGAWSVVDGALQLDPKSPEAADLLTDGEYENFELSIDWKIAEGGNSGIIFGVHEDPALGATYLTGIEMQVLDNVKAEDNKKPSHLAGSLYDLKPAPATAAKPAGEWNKVKIRKKDGQLTFSLNGVETVNVKIGSPEWIEMLNNSKFKTWAGFAKYPKGHIALQGHGAVVSYKNISLKQL
- a CDS encoding RNA helicase — translated: MTFQDFNFNEQLLEGVLSMGYTKATPIQEMTIPVIMNGDDLIACAQTGTGKTASYLLPVLNYIANNNSHQTTALVLAPTRELAQQIDQQVEGLAYFTGISSQAVFGGGDGMAYEQQRRGIQNSVNIIIATPGRLIAHLTSGVLKFNHITHLVLDEADRMLDMGFSDDIMRIISYLPKKRQTLLFSATMPGRIRNLAKAILTDPQQINIAISQPAAGIDQQVYRVHDGQKTPLLKMLLKDGGYLSSIIFASRKEIVKSLYKELKQAHLNVAAFHSDLQQNEREEILLRFKNKQLPVIIGTDALSRGIDVEGIDLVINYDVPGDAEDYVHRIGRTARAATTGTAITFVNDRDLKKLKSIEQLIDRPVAQKELPEELKGIEAVKTEQPHGSGRNDQRRKPNRYKGSKPRPAAN
- a CDS encoding xylose isomerase, translated to MTSRRSFLKTSAVLGTGLLMAPDVLFARNKKYIGVQLYTVRDAMAKDPVGTLAKVKAVGFNTLEGATYTGTQKFYGMEPDQFKQVLKDNGLMMPSGHYMLGEGMATAKGTITNEWQKAVDDAAEVGLKYMVCAYLLDTERGSLEHYKQTADKLNTAGEICKKAGIQLCYHNHDFEFKQEDGKYPYEVLLNSTDKDLVKMEMDIYWMYRAKQDVVAMFNQHPGRFPLWHVKDMDNTPKQMFTEVGNGVIPFKKIFEHADKAGLKYFFNEQDICPGDPFNSITQSYAYIKKNLV
- a CDS encoding peroxiredoxin, yielding MKYFLVAVLAIGFTNNVKAQKHVGPGDKVPAFSLTDQNGKVFNIASEIGKHKMVIYFYPKDESMVCTKEACAFRDSFNDFVKAGAVVIGVNGGTVASHKAFTDHYKLPFILLSDPGDKIYKQFGVKNKLFMSGRETFVVDTKGVIVYSHAAMLQGKEHAEEALIAIKAAK
- a CDS encoding alpha/beta hydrolase — its product is MIRLIIIILLFFISLLSVFKAPAYYLWLLAIGVTEYPLVFAVITSLFLIAGFWVHKYQLASTVIGILALLLFLSPIFRAYIVASSLKQNFTATFGPGSAEMQGDSTQAPFSFFKLLKDPPVRPYKTITYNTDKHMPLTMDYYPAAKPGKKPCVIIVHGGSWSSGDSRQLPELNSHLAAEGFNVVSINYRMAPKYQTPAPVEDISQVYAYLKKHADTLQIDTEKFVLVGRSAGAQIAQLSAYTQKEPGLRGVVDFYGPADMVWGYSLPSSPLIMDSRKVMVNYIGGDYATVPQKYVACSPIEFVNKTTVPTLIIHGDNDVLVSPGHSRRLDKKLTEYNIKHFWLKLPWATHGFDYNLNGPGGQLSTYVVERFINTVTK